The nucleotide sequence CAAtctgcaaagcagaggaaaaaaaaaaaagggtggtggtggtggtggaaaaGGCCACTAATGAAAATAAGGGACTCTCAATCCTAAAGCTAAGGTCTTGCGGATGGACCATCTGATATAGCATGACTGCAAAAGGAAATGTACAGGGAATTCTTTGGAAATCTTTACTAAATGCTACTGATGGAGAAAACAATTATATCTCTATACACAGAGCTGGACTTTGAGCTGACTTTCCTCATGGAAATATCTTGGGGCTAGGACAGACCTTTGAAAACCTCAGCTCTGGGCTCAGCAGCAACTGGGGAAACACACTGGATGTCTGGAGGTATCAGCAGGGAAcctgggaaggcagagctggATCCCCCATCTCCAAGCAATGGGGCTCCCCAACTTGGAAAGTTTCCAGTGGTATGAcctgaacagcagcaggaatCTTGATAGAGGtcaaacacagaaacacacgGCCTAGAGGCATCAGCTGCTGCCAGAAGTTGCCATGTCCAGGCACACGGGAGGAGGCAGCACATCACATGGCCCTGCTGAGCATCTCCTTACCACAGGGTGCTACGGGTGCTCAAACATCACAGTGCTTTCAGGGGCATCCTCAGCACCTCACCTACACCATTGTGCTTCTGTCAGACCCTTTCTCAAACCCACGCTGCCTTACTAAGctgtccaaaaaaaacccagacTTGTAAAATAAAGTGAGTAGTTTCCAGCCTGTTGAGCATCTTGATGCAGCACCCCAGAGGCAGTCAGGGAGGGCCTGAGGCAAACCAGGGTCATGACCTGgccatcctgcagcagcaggcagccacACAATGTGGCTGCCACTTTCAGTGGGACTTTTGCACAGTACAAAGTCCTTGAAACAGGTTTATGATCTATATATTGCTATTTCACCCACAGAATTGCAACCCCAGCAAGGAACAAATGATCAcaacagagcagagagctgagcaAACAGCAGTTACACGAACCACTCAGACAGATCGGGCACAACCTGGTATCTGGTCTCTGTTGTCTGCAGGAAGTGACAGGCTCTGCAGACCTGCAGGGCCCAGCCGGTCACCACCACAGGCTTCAGCCACTTGCGCCACTGAAAGTAGTGCTGGTATCGCTCAGTGTCCCTGCTCAGCTCCCACAGGTACCGTGCCAGGTCACTGGCGCTGGGAAAGTCATCGACATGGATGAAGGAGTCAGGGGGCAAGAAGCGCTCGTAGTTTTCTCGGGGCGGCCCCAGCACAACAGGGACAGTGCCAGAGGACAAAGCGTTCATCCAGAGCTTCTCAGTGATGTAGTCTTCGTGCTGTGAGTTCTCAAAGGCCAAGTAGAAATTGTACTGGGACACAGTGGGAAGAAGCTTGTCCCTGGGCAGGGGCAAGTGATGCTGCCCATAGACATCCACAGCGATGTATTTCTTCAGCTCCTGGTAGTACTTTACCCGGCGGGAGCCTACTTGCCAATTGCTCACTACCCAAGCTACCATCTTGGTCTTGGATGGGATGTtgaagggctggggctggctgaggagctgcaggtcCCCGTAAGGGCTGAAGATGTCTGAATCTCTTCGGTATGACATAGTCAGGTTGAAGAGGTTGTCCATGGCACCTAAGTTTGGAGAGTGACTTGGAGACTCCAAGTTGAACCAGATCCAGCGCTGGGATGGGGGTCTGGGGATCTGGGCCAGTCTTTTTGTGTCCCAACATATATCCCTGTGATGCATAATCACAGCATCTGCCTTTTGGGACCAGCTGCGGTTGACCGTGAAGTAACAGTCTGGTGTGCCAAATAACTCTGAGCAGTTTCTGAAATTAAAGTGTTGCCCGAAGGGCCAACTCCACAGCAGGATGGTCAGCCTGTGCTCACTCTTTGGTGGGGTGCTGGTATTTTCAGCAAGAGGCATTTGAGTAGAGAGATGGGAACTGTGATCTTCTGGCTTGGGAGTCCTGAACTgatgaagagaaacaaagaggcAGGAGCTGAATACGaagctgaagaggaaaaagatgagGAATTTCTTCCATGAGATCTTCTTCCCTTCCATGAGCTCCATGAATGGATCTGCAAACGCCACAGACAGGGCACTGAGTGATGGGTACACACTGACCCCAGCATGGCCATGGCTCTGGGTGCACTGCGTagctgggggtggggtgggggggtgggggaagaggaaggggggTACGCAGAGGGGCTTGGGCAATAGCAAGAAGACCTGAGGTACATTTACCtcagggaaaccagctgatgtgatctttttggatttcagtaaagcttttgacacagtttcccataggatcctactggacaaaa is from Anser cygnoides isolate HZ-2024a breed goose chromosome 27, Taihu_goose_T2T_genome, whole genome shotgun sequence and encodes:
- the LOC106048410 gene encoding 3-galactosyl-N-acetylglucosaminide 4-alpha-L-fucosyltransferase FUT3-like; the protein is MELMEGKKISWKKFLIFFLFSFVFSSCLFVSLHQFRTPKPEDHSSHLSTQMPLAENTSTPPKSEHRLTILLWSWPFGQHFNFRNCSELFGTPDCYFTVNRSWSQKADAVIMHHRDICWDTKRLAQIPRPPSQRWIWFNLESPSHSPNLGAMDNLFNLTMSYRRDSDIFSPYGDLQLLSQPQPFNIPSKTKMVAWVVSNWQVGSRRVKYYQELKKYIAVDVYGQHHLPLPRDKLLPTVSQYNFYLAFENSQHEDYITEKLWMNALSSGTVPVVLGPPRENYERFLPPDSFIHVDDFPSASDLARYLWELSRDTERYQHYFQWRKWLKPVVVTGWALQVCRACHFLQTTETRYQVVPDLSEWFV